A window from Pyrococcus yayanosii CH1 encodes these proteins:
- a CDS encoding 4Fe-4S dicluster domain-containing protein has protein sequence MSTEDRIWILVTPERCSGCRLCEVACSLEHEGVIWPEASRIRIYELLPGVNVPHTCVQCQDYPCVKACNFDALSVDEKTGAVLVDEEKCTTCGACVLACPGNVPRIPVGKGSVVICDLCEGNPKCVEVCHEAGHDALTLVKGQYRSVYRTFAKDPVEKSIELARKLYGEEFLG, from the coding sequence GTGTCCACGGAGGATAGGATTTGGATCCTGGTAACTCCAGAGAGGTGCAGTGGCTGCAGGCTGTGCGAGGTAGCCTGTTCCTTGGAGCACGAGGGGGTAATCTGGCCGGAAGCATCGCGCATAAGGATATATGAGCTCCTCCCGGGGGTCAACGTCCCCCACACATGCGTCCAGTGTCAGGATTATCCCTGCGTAAAAGCGTGCAACTTTGATGCTCTGAGCGTGGACGAGAAAACGGGAGCAGTTCTCGTTGACGAGGAGAAGTGTACCACGTGTGGAGCCTGCGTCTTAGCATGTCCAGGCAACGTCCCAAGGATTCCTGTGGGCAAGGGAAGCGTCGTCATCTGTGACCTTTGTGAGGGAAATCCAAAGTGCGTAGAGGTTTGTCATGAAGCAGGGCACGATGCACTAACGCTAGTAAAAGGCCAGTACCGCTCCGTCTACAGAACCTTCGCGAAGGATCCGGTTGAGAAGAGCATCGAGCTTGCGAGGAAGCTCTATGGGGAGGAGTTCCTGGGGTGA
- a CDS encoding N-glycosylase/DNA lyase, producing MTPDRFLGLDDNVARLKGILGKLGIECARTIEERVDLQFDALRNLWKNLGDEEPFLKLVIANAVVSYQLSGKGEDWWWEFSQYFSKNPPRGSIAEAYARFLPQSKTNRRLVGRKVARLRKLEPFLARLDLGRLRYYYRNMLSLQSNLANVLGTGKSTKTVVFAVKMFGYACRITFGEFRPYPMEIPIPEDVRIRAYTRRFTREPPATFWSRIARDVGIPPLHIDSILWPVLGGDERVIERLRRHCKKADLVLELANLGTNVNGQHP from the coding sequence ATGACCCCCGACCGCTTCTTAGGCCTTGATGATAATGTGGCCAGGCTGAAGGGGATACTCGGAAAGCTTGGCATTGAATGTGCCCGGACGATAGAGGAGCGGGTCGATCTCCAGTTTGACGCCCTGAGGAACCTCTGGAAGAACCTTGGGGACGAGGAACCTTTTCTCAAGCTCGTTATCGCGAACGCCGTCGTCAGCTATCAGCTGAGCGGGAAGGGTGAGGACTGGTGGTGGGAGTTTTCGCAGTACTTTTCAAAGAACCCGCCGAGGGGAAGCATAGCCGAAGCCTACGCCCGGTTTCTTCCCCAATCTAAGACCAACCGAAGGCTGGTTGGGAGAAAGGTAGCCCGTCTCCGGAAGCTTGAGCCCTTCCTTGCTCGTCTGGACCTTGGGAGACTGAGATACTACTACCGGAACATGCTCTCCCTTCAGAGCAACTTGGCCAATGTTCTTGGCACGGGAAAAAGCACAAAAACAGTTGTGTTCGCGGTTAAGATGTTCGGCTACGCCTGTCGGATAACCTTTGGGGAGTTTCGACCCTACCCAATGGAAATCCCAATCCCCGAGGATGTTAGGATAAGAGCCTATACGAGACGGTTTACAAGAGAGCCGCCTGCGACCTTCTGGAGCCGAATAGCGAGGGACGTTGGTATTCCGCCACTTCACATAGACTCAATCCTCTGGCCGGTTCTTGGCGGCGATGAAAGGGTTATTGAGAGGCTGAGGAGGCACTGCAAAAAAGCGGACCTCGTCCTTGAACTCGCAAACCTTGGCACAAATGTTAACGGTCAACATCCTTAA
- a CDS encoding MoaD/ThiS family protein, translating to MKVVLILYGELALKFSPRSEVEVEEGTTIGELLRKLGISAEEHHILVNEKKVSEDHVLKEGDIVKLLPVVFGG from the coding sequence ATGAAAGTCGTGCTTATCCTCTACGGGGAGCTGGCTCTTAAGTTTTCACCCAGGAGCGAGGTGGAGGTTGAGGAGGGAACCACGATTGGAGAGCTTCTCAGAAAGCTTGGGATAAGTGCGGAGGAGCATCATATACTAGTAAACGAGAAAAAGGTAAGTGAGGACCACGTTCTGAAAGAAGGCGATATCGTGAAGCTCCTGCCCGTAGTTTTTGGGGGTTGA
- a CDS encoding 60S ribosomal export protein NMD3, whose amino-acid sequence MRFCYRCGISEEEGGPLIDGLCQVCFRRENPILLLEPEKNTELCQNCGSYKKGGVWVDPQNYELPALIFEVAENTLIESLEECLVRVKDFEIVGWEDIEEREPPVGRALVAFRPVDWHVDYFPAIIIYEVRAKARIHELQVEPHDETRRVTVYVRQTVCPRCQRFLAGYYEAILQVRVEGREFTKEEREEITRLVQAKVDEIMKRDRMGFIQDTIEKEEGIDFYMGSTSSARKLAQAIRERFGGTISEAYELVGLDRQTSKEIYRTSVTIRLPKFRKGDVVGDKHGRVYVVERVDGKGLKLRNLEDWSEEHRDWRTVKRDGIDLVEHEERKALLMNLTPKEAQFMDMQTYETFEIERPKMELEEGRVYRLIRVRGRYYVGFMGVSE is encoded by the coding sequence ATGAGGTTCTGTTATCGGTGTGGGATAAGCGAAGAAGAGGGTGGCCCTCTCATAGACGGCCTCTGTCAGGTGTGTTTCCGCAGGGAGAATCCCATCCTTCTCCTAGAGCCGGAGAAAAACACGGAGCTATGTCAGAACTGCGGGAGCTATAAAAAGGGGGGCGTTTGGGTGGACCCCCAGAACTACGAGCTCCCAGCCCTCATATTCGAGGTTGCCGAGAACACCCTTATTGAGAGCCTCGAGGAATGCCTGGTCCGTGTGAAGGACTTCGAGATAGTTGGGTGGGAGGATATCGAAGAAAGGGAGCCGCCCGTCGGGAGAGCCCTCGTGGCCTTCAGGCCCGTTGACTGGCACGTGGACTATTTTCCTGCCATAATTATCTACGAGGTGCGTGCCAAGGCCAGAATCCACGAGCTCCAGGTCGAGCCCCACGACGAGACGAGAAGGGTCACCGTTTACGTCCGTCAGACGGTCTGCCCGAGATGCCAAAGGTTCCTCGCGGGCTACTACGAGGCCATCCTCCAAGTGAGGGTGGAGGGCAGGGAGTTCACGAAGGAAGAGAGGGAGGAAATAACGAGGCTCGTCCAGGCTAAGGTCGATGAGATAATGAAGAGGGACAGAATGGGCTTCATCCAAGACACGATAGAGAAGGAGGAAGGAATTGACTTCTACATGGGTTCAACTTCTAGTGCCAGAAAACTTGCCCAAGCCATAAGGGAGCGCTTCGGCGGGACGATAAGCGAGGCCTACGAGCTCGTCGGCCTTGACAGACAGACCAGCAAGGAGATCTACAGGACAAGCGTCACAATCAGGCTACCGAAGTTCAGGAAGGGGGACGTGGTTGGGGATAAGCACGGGCGCGTTTACGTTGTCGAGCGTGTGGATGGCAAAGGGCTTAAGCTCAGGAATCTTGAGGACTGGAGCGAGGAGCACAGGGACTGGAGGACCGTGAAGAGGGATGGGATTGACCTAGTGGAGCACGAGGAGAGGAAGGCCCTCCTCATGAACCTGACGCCGAAGGAGGCTCAGTTTATGGACATGCAGACCTACGAGACCTTCGAGATAGAGAGGCCCAAGATGGAGCTCGAAGAGGGAAGGGTTTATAGACTCATAAGGGTAAGGGGCAGATACTACGTGGGGTTTATGGGGGTGAGTGAATGA
- a CDS encoding DUF424 domain-containing protein yields the protein MSGKVYIKVYRVQGEVLLAACDEELLGKTFREGELRLDVKERFYKGELVEVDALADFLKEATIANLVGERCVGKAIELGYVDEERVLRIQGVPHAQMAKMLW from the coding sequence ATGTCGGGAAAGGTATACATTAAGGTCTATAGGGTTCAAGGTGAAGTTCTTCTTGCAGCCTGCGACGAGGAACTCCTTGGGAAAACCTTCAGAGAAGGAGAGCTAAGGTTAGATGTGAAGGAGAGGTTCTACAAGGGGGAGCTCGTGGAGGTCGATGCCCTCGCCGACTTCCTCAAGGAGGCAACGATAGCGAATCTCGTTGGTGAGAGGTGCGTAGGAAAGGCAATAGAGTTGGGATACGTGGATGAGGAGAGGGTGCTCCGCATTCAGGGGGTTCCCCACGCCCAGATGGCCAAGATGCTGTGGTGA
- the cutA gene encoding divalent-cation tolerance protein CutA translates to MILVYTTFPDWESAERVVKKLLEERLIACVNLREHKAFYWWQGKIEEDTEVGAILKTKEELWETLKARLEEEHPYTVPAIIRIDASDVNEPYLRWLFEETK, encoded by the coding sequence ATGATACTCGTTTACACGACGTTCCCGGACTGGGAGAGTGCCGAAAGGGTTGTAAAGAAGCTTTTGGAGGAGAGACTCATTGCCTGTGTCAACCTCAGGGAGCACAAGGCCTTCTATTGGTGGCAGGGGAAGATAGAGGAGGACACTGAGGTAGGGGCGATATTGAAGACGAAGGAGGAGCTGTGGGAGACCCTAAAGGCGAGGCTGGAGGAAGAACATCCCTACACGGTTCCGGCGATAATAAGGATTGACGCGAGCGATGTGAATGAACCCTACCTCCGGTGGCTTTTTGAGGAAACCAAGTGA
- a CDS encoding ferritin, whose product MLSERMLKALNEQINKELFSAYFYLGIAAYFKDKGLEGFAKWMEAQAEEELGHAMRIYDYVFNRGGKVELYEIEKPKQDFESPLKAFEAVYLHEVGVTQSIFKLVELAQEENDHATYNFLQWFVEEQVEEEASTKAILDKLKIIGDNPQALFMLDRELGQRQAKLGTLIQDKE is encoded by the coding sequence ATGCTGAGCGAAAGGATGCTTAAGGCACTCAATGAGCAGATAAACAAGGAGCTATTTTCCGCATATTTCTACCTTGGGATAGCTGCCTACTTCAAGGACAAGGGGCTTGAGGGCTTCGCCAAATGGATGGAGGCCCAGGCTGAGGAGGAGCTTGGCCACGCGATGAGGATATACGACTATGTCTTCAACCGCGGAGGCAAGGTCGAGCTTTATGAGATTGAAAAGCCAAAGCAGGACTTCGAGAGCCCGCTCAAGGCCTTCGAGGCCGTTTATCTCCATGAGGTAGGGGTCACACAGTCCATATTCAAGCTCGTCGAGCTGGCTCAGGAGGAAAATGACCACGCAACATACAACTTCCTCCAGTGGTTCGTCGAAGAGCAGGTAGAGGAGGAGGCCTCGACAAAGGCGATACTCGACAAGCTCAAGATAATCGGCGACAATCCCCAAGCCTTATTCATGCTCGACAGAGAGCTTGGCCAGAGACAGGCAAAGCTCGGGACCTTGATCCAAGATAAGGAGTGA
- a CDS encoding aldehyde ferredoxin oxidoreductase family protein has product MHGYTGKLIDVDLGTGKVKTVEIDEEMLRFYGGRGLGTYILWKELGERWEKVDPLGEENLLLILTGPLTGYYPGIKTSVVAKSPESNGVVGSVLSSEVGLELKASGYDGIIIRGKAKEPVYLFINDDEVEIRDASKYWGMGGIELHKTLLREVHDELRKKARLRGVPKEPAMMYIGRGGEKKVRFSAIMSKLMHAAGYGGYGAVMGSKNLKAILVKGSGPLPAVHDRDKVKAMLREFWRELFQMTTFRQWGTGAGGYSVGKDRSSEPIKNWQEEYHDDERISVVNFELKAWVKKYWADYGCPVNCMKISYLRYGEYKGAITDAPDYELMAYMGTNLGIFEPEKIIYLSYLVDELGLDGINAGNVLGFAAELYQRGILTEEDIGFKLEWGDEKAFAKLLELIVERKGIGEILAEGTYRAALRISEMKGVDVLKYAVHVKGIGVGAHGVRSGLDYTKEISYAVSVQGGDHTATAGLPAKSYEGELVNAFYDSAVICMFTTKPGFEKIIEFGNAVTGFDLTPEKWFNEVGLRIIHLQRILLLLGGPDVYWDPRKDDDNPQRFYEPLPSGPMKGKAPTMEDIMEKRKQYYAEIGYDENGIPREDVLEELGLGEAKREVRRIRKRLGL; this is encoded by the coding sequence GTGCACGGCTACACCGGAAAACTCATAGACGTTGATTTGGGCACTGGAAAAGTTAAAACCGTTGAAATAGATGAAGAAATGCTCCGCTTCTACGGCGGCAGGGGGCTTGGAACTTACATCCTGTGGAAGGAGCTTGGGGAAAGGTGGGAAAAAGTTGATCCGCTCGGTGAAGAGAACCTTCTGCTGATCCTCACCGGGCCGCTGACGGGCTACTACCCAGGGATAAAGACTTCTGTGGTAGCCAAATCGCCCGAGAGCAACGGTGTCGTTGGCAGTGTCCTTAGCAGTGAGGTAGGTCTTGAGCTCAAAGCGAGCGGCTACGACGGGATAATAATTCGCGGCAAGGCTAAGGAGCCCGTCTATCTTTTCATAAACGACGACGAGGTTGAGATCCGCGACGCGTCCAAGTACTGGGGAATGGGTGGAATAGAGCTCCACAAGACCCTCCTCAGGGAAGTCCACGATGAGCTTAGGAAAAAGGCTAGGCTGAGGGGCGTTCCCAAGGAGCCCGCCATGATGTACATCGGAAGGGGTGGAGAGAAGAAGGTGCGCTTTTCTGCGATAATGAGCAAGCTTATGCACGCTGCTGGCTACGGCGGTTACGGTGCCGTGATGGGGAGTAAGAATCTGAAGGCGATTCTGGTTAAGGGAAGCGGACCTCTCCCAGCTGTTCATGACAGGGATAAAGTCAAGGCCATGCTGAGGGAATTCTGGAGGGAGCTGTTCCAAATGACAACTTTTAGACAGTGGGGAACGGGAGCGGGAGGCTACAGCGTTGGAAAGGACCGCTCAAGCGAACCGATTAAAAACTGGCAGGAGGAGTACCACGACGACGAGAGGATAAGTGTGGTGAACTTCGAGCTGAAGGCCTGGGTGAAGAAGTACTGGGCCGATTACGGCTGTCCGGTCAACTGCATGAAGATATCCTACCTCCGCTACGGAGAGTACAAAGGAGCCATAACGGACGCGCCCGACTACGAGCTGATGGCATACATGGGAACAAACCTCGGCATCTTCGAGCCCGAGAAGATAATCTACCTCTCTTACTTGGTTGACGAACTCGGCTTGGATGGCATAAACGCCGGCAACGTCCTCGGCTTTGCGGCAGAGCTTTACCAGCGCGGAATCCTCACGGAGGAGGACATCGGATTCAAGCTTGAGTGGGGAGATGAGAAGGCCTTCGCAAAGCTACTTGAGCTGATAGTTGAAAGGAAGGGCATCGGGGAGATACTGGCCGAAGGCACCTACCGGGCCGCGCTTAGAATCTCCGAGATGAAGGGCGTTGATGTCCTCAAGTATGCCGTCCACGTCAAGGGCATTGGCGTTGGTGCCCACGGAGTTAGGAGCGGCCTCGACTACACGAAAGAGATAAGCTACGCCGTCTCCGTTCAGGGAGGCGACCACACAGCAACTGCCGGTTTGCCGGCGAAAAGCTACGAGGGCGAGCTGGTGAATGCATTCTATGACTCTGCGGTGATATGCATGTTCACAACTAAACCCGGCTTTGAAAAAATCATCGAGTTCGGAAACGCGGTTACGGGCTTCGACTTAACCCCTGAGAAGTGGTTTAACGAGGTCGGCCTTAGAATAATCCACCTCCAGAGAATCCTTCTCCTTCTCGGCGGCCCTGATGTTTATTGGGATCCAAGGAAGGATGACGATAATCCGCAGAGGTTCTACGAACCTCTGCCGAGCGGCCCCATGAAAGGGAAGGCTCCCACAATGGAGGATATCATGGAAAAGCGCAAGCAGTACTATGCGGAAATCGGCTACGACGAGAACGGCATACCAAGGGAGGACGTTCTTGAGGAGCTAGGCCTCGGTGAGGCGAAGCGTGAAGTCAGGAGGATAAGGAAGCGCCTCGGTCTCTGA
- a CDS encoding CoA-binding protein: MNPKEFKKIALVGASKNPAKYGNIILHDLLGKGFEVLPVNPNHEDIEGLKCYKSVKELPKDVDVIVFVVPPEVGIQVAKEAIEAGFKRLWFQPGAESEEIRELLESHGVEYSFGKCIMVETSDRKMFLEV; encoded by the coding sequence ATGAACCCGAAGGAGTTCAAAAAGATAGCCCTCGTCGGAGCATCTAAGAACCCAGCCAAGTATGGGAACATTATCCTCCATGATCTGCTTGGCAAAGGGTTTGAGGTTCTTCCAGTTAATCCCAACCACGAGGATATCGAGGGGCTGAAGTGCTACAAGAGCGTGAAGGAGCTTCCAAAGGACGTGGACGTAATAGTATTCGTAGTTCCTCCGGAAGTCGGCATTCAAGTGGCGAAGGAAGCCATCGAGGCGGGCTTTAAGAGGCTTTGGTTCCAGCCCGGCGCCGAGAGCGAGGAGATTAGAGAGCTCTTAGAGAGCCACGGCGTCGAATACAGCTTCGGGAAGTGCATAATGGTGGAGACAAGCGACAGAAAAATGTTCTTGGAGGTGTGA